From the genome of Corallococcus macrosporus DSM 14697:
GGACATGGCGGGGCGAGGTTCGATGAAACCATGGCCCCGCCCGCCGCGCTCACTCCACCCGCTTGCGGCGGCGTGACACGATGCGGCTCAACGCCACCTCGGTGATGCCCAGGTAGGCCGCCACGTCCCGCTGAGGGACACGGCCCTGCAGGTGGGCATGCCCCTGCCAGAAGCGCTCCAGGCGCTCCTCCGCGGACAGGTCCAGGAACTCCTGCTCGCGGCGCTCCTTCAGGATGTAGTGCTGCTCCGCCACCCGGCGGGCGAGCTGGGCCCAGCAGGAATGTCCGGCCTCCAACGCCCGCAGGTCCCGCGCCAGGAACACCAGCACCTGGCTGGGCTCCAACGCCTCGATGGCCGTCATGGACGGCAGGCCCTGCAACATCTCCGCGTAGGCGCCAATCAGCTCGCCCTCGGCGCGGAAGGCCTTGATGGACTCCTCCCCCTTCGGGGACACGCGCACCGCACGGAAGACGCCCTGGAGCACCAGCGCGAAGCGGTCCGCCGGGTCGCCGGGCCGCAGGAAGAGCGCCCGCTTCTCCAGCGACTGCTCGCGCGTCAGCGCCTCCGCCTTCAGCCATTCACTGGCGGGGAGCGGGGTCAGCGCGGTGATGTGCTCGAAGAGCTGGGGGTATCTCACTCGGAGGCGCCTGGGGTTAACCCAGGTTAAGGCGGCCTCCCCGCTGGC
Proteins encoded in this window:
- a CDS encoding Crp/Fnr family transcriptional regulator; translation: MRYPQLFEHITALTPLPASEWLKAEALTREQSLEKRALFLRPGDPADRFALVLQGVFRAVRVSPKGEESIKAFRAEGELIGAYAEMLQGLPSMTAIEALEPSQVLVFLARDLRALEAGHSCWAQLARRVAEQHYILKERREQEFLDLSAEERLERFWQGHAHLQGRVPQRDVAAYLGITEVALSRIVSRRRKRVE